Genomic window (Streptomyces sp. LX-29):
TCGTACCAGCTCGCACACGGCCGCCCCAGCAGCACGTCGCCGCCCGCCGCCGCCAGCAGCGCCAGCAGCAGCGGCCGTCCGCCGGGGGCGGCCACGACATGTTCCGGGTCGGCGGCGATCCCCCGCCGCGCCCAGTAGCCGCTCGCGGCCTCGCGCAGCTCGGCGCCGCCGCCCAGCGGCTCGGGGGCGGTCGCGCCCGCGGCCGACGCGAACGCCGCCGCCAGGTCGGCGAGGACCGGCAGCCCCGCGTCGGTCCCGGGGCCGGAGGGGTCGGGCTCCACGGAGTCCGCGACCGCGACGTCCGGGGTCGCGGCGCCCGACGCCGGGGAGTCCGGCCGCCGGCTTGAGGGATCCGGATCCGAGGGGCCCGGGTCTGAGAGGTCCACGGGAGCTTTCCTCCGCCTGCCGTCACCGTCGCGGAGGTCCACCTTCGCAGATCGCGACGGCGCGACGGCGGGACGACACGAGCGGCGGACGGGAAGCGAGGGGCAAACGGGCGGCGGGAGGGGCGAAGGGGGGCGGAGGACGCGCGACGCGCGGGACAGGTGGCGGGGCGATGCCCTCGGCCCCCACGCTCAGCCGGCACCTCTGACCCCTAAACCGAATACTGAGACGCCACTCTCGACATTCGAGATGGCGGCGTACGGTGGAACTCATCGCCGGTCATCTCGCCCGGCGGGGAAGGGAGTTCGCCATGCCCAGGAGTACGGAGTCCCCCGCCAGGAGGGACACCGCCGTCTACACGCACGGCCACCACGCGTCGGTGCTGCGCTCGCACGCCTGGCGCACGGCCGCCAACTCCGCCGGCTATCTGCTCGGTGAGCTGCGCCCCGGGCTCTCGGTGCTGGACATCGGCTGCGGCCCCGGGACCATCTCCGCCGACCTGGCCGAGCGGGTCGCGCCGGGCGGCCGGGTCACCGCCGTGGACTCCGCCCCGGACGTCCTGGAGCAGGCCCGAGCCCACGCCGAGGGCCGCGGACTGCCCGCCGACGCCCTGCGCTTCGCCGTCGCCGACGTCCTCGCCCTGGACTTTCCGGACGACTCCTTCGACGTCGTCCACGCCCATCAGGTGCTCCAGCACGTCAGCGACCCGGTAGGGGCGCTGCGCGAGATGCGCCGGGTGTGTCGGCCGGGCGGGGTGGTGGCGGCGCGCGACGCCGACTACGCCGCCATGACCTGGTATCCGCGCCCTCCCGGCCTCGACACCTGGCAGGAGCTGTACGGACGGGTCGCGCGGGCCGCCGGCGGCGAGCCGGACGCCGGCCGGCGGCTGCTGTCCTGGGCCCTGGCCGCCGGCCTCACCGGCACCACCGCCTCCGCCTCGGTCTGGTGTTACGCCACCCCCGAGGAGCGGGCCTGGTGGAGCGGGCTCTGGGCGGAGCGCACCGTCGCCTCCTCGTACGCCGGGATGGCCGTCGACGGCGGCCACGCGACCACCGCCGTGCTGCGGTCGATCGCGGACGCCTGGCGGGAGTGGGGAGCGTGCCGGGACGGGTGGTTCACGGTCCTGCATGGGGAGATCCTCTGGAGGAAGCCGGACGCGCCCACCGGGTGACCTCGTCACCAACTAGGCTCCCCCGCATGGACATTCTGGGGACTTCACTGCGGGTGTGCGTCAACGACCTGGACGAGGCGGTCATCGTCTATGAACGGCTGACCGGCGCCGAGGCGCTCCGCTTCACCCGCGGCGGCGTCTCGGTCGCGGCGGTCGGCTGCTTCTTCCTGATGAGCGGGCCGGAGGCGGAGCTCTCCATCCTGCGGAAGATCACCGCGACGATCGCGGTGAAGGACGTGGACGAGGCGGTGGCGGACCTGCGGGCGGTGGGCGCGCAGATCGTCGCCGGTCCGCTGCCCACCCCCATCGGCCGCAACCTGGTGGCCCGTCACCCGGACGGCTCGGTCTTCGAGTACGTCGACCGGAAGGCGGTCGCCTAGGGTCCCACCGGGGACAGGGAGCCCGTCAGAGCGGGTTGAGGCGGCTCTTGAGCAGGCAGAACTCATTGCCCTCGGGGTCGGCGAGAACGTGCCAGGACTCCTCACCGGTCTGGCCGATGTCGGCCGGGCGCGCCCCGAGCTTCAGGAGGCGTTCGAGCTCGGCGTCCTGGTCGCGGTCGGTGGCGTTGACGTCGATGTGCAGCCGGGGCTTCCCCGGCTCCGGCTCGTCCCTGCGGCTGAGGAAGATGGTCGGCTGCGGGCCGCCGAACCCCTCGCGCGGCCCGATCTCGATGCTGCCGTCCTCTTCGCGGCCGAGCTCCACGAAGTCCAGGACCTCGCACCAGAACCGCGCCAACACCTCGGGGTCGCGGCAACCGAGCACGAGCTCACTGATACGACATGCCATGGACGAAACCTGCTTTCAGCGTGGGAACTCCGGGGCTGCCGCGCGCGGAGCCCTTGGACTCCCCGCGGGGAGGAACACGCTCGGACCGTACCGGGTGAGGCGAACGGGTGCGAACGGTTTTGGGGCCCTTGCCTTGCCCAGCCGGGGCCGCCGGGCGAGGACCGCAGGCCGCGCGGTGGGGCGGCCGACTCCGGATGCGCCGTAGGGCGTGTGCCCGGCCGGGCGGGCCGGCCACCGTGGGCCCTCCCGGGCCGGTCGGGCCGCACAGGCAGGCCGGCCCGGAGAGGACCCGCGCGGTCCCGGGCGGCGCCCGTGCCGGACCGGGCCAGGCGGCGGGCGACCCCGGGCGGGAGTGGAGGCGACCGCGCGCCGCTGCGGACAGGGCACACAGCGGGCCCGACGGCCCGGGCGAGGCGGCCACCGTTGGCCCTCCCGGGCCGCTCGGGCCATCCCGGGCCGGTCGGGCCGCACAGGCGGGCCGGCCCGGAGAGGACCCGCGCGGTCCCGGGCGGCACCCACGCCGGACCGGGCCAGGCGGGCGACCCCGGGCGGGAGTGGAGGCGACCGCGCGCCGCTGCGGACAGGGCACACAGCGGGCCCGGTGGCCCCGGCGAGGCGGCCACCGTTGGCCCTCCCGGGCCGCTCGGGCCGTCCCGGGCCGCTCGGGCCGCACAGGCGGGCCGGCCCGGAGAGGACCCGCGCGGTCCCGGGCGGCGCCCGTGCCAGACCGGACCAGGCAGGCGGGCGGCCGCGGGCGGGGGCGAACGCGACCGCGCGCCGCTGCGGACAGGGCACACAGCGGGCCGGATGGCCCCGGCGGGCGGCCATCGCGGGCGGCCCCGGGCGGGGCGGACGCGACCGCGCGCCGCTGCGGACAGGGCACCAGCGGGCCCGGTGGCCCCGGCGGGGCGGCTACCGGCGGCGGCCCGGCCGGAGCCCCGCGCGCCCGCACGCGGGCCCACCGCACTCCACACGACTCGTGCCGGTCCGGCACGTCCGCGATATGACGCCAGGTCAGCTGATCCGTGCGCCGACCGTCGGCGCGGCCTGCGCGGCGCCCTCGATCGGGTCCGCGGCGTCGACCGGCGGTCCCGGGCGCATTCGGTACTCGTAGCGCTCCGGCAGCGGGTGTTCGGCGCGCGCACGGGCGCGTACGCCCTCGGTGATCGAGCCGCCCTCGCCGGCGATCAGCCGCTCCGCGATCGCGAACCAGGTGTCACCGAGCGTCTCATCGCCCTCGCGCAGGTCGGCCACGTCGAAGCCGCGGTCGAACACGGCGCGCGCGGCCGCCGGCTCCCCCTGGGCCAGCAGCACCCGCGCCAGCAACCACCGGAAGCGGCCCCGCTCCCGGACGGCCGGCGGCAGTTCCTCCAGCACCGTGCGCGCCTCGTCCGGGCGGCCGGCGGCCAGCAGGGCGGTGACCGCCTCGCGGCCGAGCGCGGCCTCGGCCCCGGGGACGGGCGGCCGCCCGTCCCCGAGCACCGACCGCACCGCGCTCAGCAGCCGGTCAGCCGCCCGCTGGGGGTGCGCCGCGGCGGCGTCGGCGGCGGCCAGGCAGCGCAGCGCCCAGGGCGACGGCGCGTGCCGCAGCGACCGCTCCCAGCTGCGGGCCGCCTGCGCGCGGTCACCGGCGTGCCACTGGGCGACGCCCAGGTGGTACTCGACGGCGGCGTGGGAGGGCGCCGCCTCCAACAGCTCCCGCCAGGGCGGCGCCACCAGGGAGGCCCCGGGGGCCGCGGCCGGATCCCGCCACGGGGGCAGCGAACCGGTGTGCAACAGCGCGCGCCACGGCTCCTGTTCAGGGCCGAGGGTGTCGGCCCCGAACGGGGTGCCGGGCAGCTCGGCGTGGGAGCGTTCGCACTCCAGGGCGCCCCACCCGGAGCCGACCGCGAGCCGCTCCCCGGGCGTGGTGTCGGCGTACGGCCGCCAGGCGGCGTGGGCCGCCGCCACCTCGGCACGGGGCAGGGCCGCCGTGAGCTCCGCCTCGACCGCGTCCCGGGCGGCCCGCCAGTCGCCGCCCTGTACCGCGCCGGGGTCGGCGGCCAGCGGCCCGTACGCCTCCAGCCAGCTGAACTCCTCGCCGGGCTCCAGCGGCACGTGCTCCAGCTGGGTGCGGGCGAGCCCGGCCTGGATCTCGGCGTAGCCTCCGGTGCCCGGCTCGGTGAGCCAGCGCTGCCAGCGCCGTCCGCCGGGGCCCGTGCCCCACAGGAAGAGCTTGCGGCCGCGCAGCAGCTCGGTGGAGGTCTGCACCAGTCCGCGACCCTCGCCGTCGAGCGCGGCGATCCAGCGCCGGGCGTCCTCCGGCAGCTCGTAGAAGTAGTCGGCGGCGTGCTCGCCGCGCAGCGGGTAGCTGCGGTCGACGCCGTCCCACTCCGGTACGGGGACGCGGCGCAGCGCGCGGTCGTAGCCGAAGTGCCAGGCGTCGTCGGCGGGGGCGAGCACCCGGGTGTCGGGCCCCTCGGGCACGGCGATGTTGGACCACCAGTAGACGGGGGCC
Coding sequences:
- a CDS encoding methyltransferase domain-containing protein gives rise to the protein MPRSTESPARRDTAVYTHGHHASVLRSHAWRTAANSAGYLLGELRPGLSVLDIGCGPGTISADLAERVAPGGRVTAVDSAPDVLEQARAHAEGRGLPADALRFAVADVLALDFPDDSFDVVHAHQVLQHVSDPVGALREMRRVCRPGGVVAARDADYAAMTWYPRPPGLDTWQELYGRVARAAGGEPDAGRRLLSWALAAGLTGTTASASVWCYATPEERAWWSGLWAERTVASSYAGMAVDGGHATTAVLRSIADAWREWGACRDGWFTVLHGEILWRKPDAPTG
- a CDS encoding VOC family protein, with product MDILGTSLRVCVNDLDEAVIVYERLTGAEALRFTRGGVSVAAVGCFFLMSGPEAELSILRKITATIAVKDVDEAVADLRAVGAQIVAGPLPTPIGRNLVARHPDGSVFEYVDRKAVA
- a CDS encoding DUF5107 domain-containing protein, whose amino-acid sequence is MATMVRRTVLTLPAAPLGPANPLPALHPLDEAHRLDARQRAALPAEMARQIGYEPLRSLLPVPLRDGYGRRRTETEFDAIVIENERLRATVLPGLGGRIHSLRHKPTDRELLYRNPVFQPADFALNGAWFSGGIEWNIGATGHTTLSCAPLHAARVAAPDGGEMLRLWEWERLRDLPFQVDLWLPDDSDFLYVGVRVRNPHHHTAPVYWWSNIAVPEGPDTRVLAPADDAWHFGYDRALRRVPVPEWDGVDRSYPLRGEHAADYFYELPEDARRWIAALDGEGRGLVQTSTELLRGRKLFLWGTGPGGRRWQRWLTEPGTGGYAEIQAGLARTQLEHVPLEPGEEFSWLEAYGPLAADPGAVQGGDWRAARDAVEAELTAALPRAEVAAAHAAWRPYADTTPGERLAVGSGWGALECERSHAELPGTPFGADTLGPEQEPWRALLHTGSLPPWRDPAAAPGASLVAPPWRELLEAAPSHAAVEYHLGVAQWHAGDRAQAARSWERSLRHAPSPWALRCLAAADAAAAHPQRAADRLLSAVRSVLGDGRPPVPGAEAALGREAVTALLAAGRPDEARTVLEELPPAVRERGRFRWLLARVLLAQGEPAAARAVFDRGFDVADLREGDETLGDTWFAIAERLIAGEGGSITEGVRARARAEHPLPERYEYRMRPGPPVDAADPIEGAAQAAPTVGARIS
- a CDS encoding VOC family protein — protein: MACRISELVLGCRDPEVLARFWCEVLDFVELGREEDGSIEIGPREGFGGPQPTIFLSRRDEPEPGKPRLHIDVNATDRDQDAELERLLKLGARPADIGQTGEESWHVLADPEGNEFCLLKSRLNPL